The Acanthopagrus latus isolate v.2019 chromosome 1, fAcaLat1.1, whole genome shotgun sequence genomic interval ttttttttttttttcttcttcaggagGAAAACGTAGCAACTTCTCCACATGCAAAGCGAAGGCAGCAGCTACGGGCCCTCTGCTAGAGATGGAGGCCTGTTAGATTCCATGAAGACCCTTAAAATCTCCCCACCGAAGCCTCCAGTTCTCAGAggacccctcccctcccctccacctacCCCAAATCCCTCCCGACCCCACACACCCCTCCTCTACTTTCCAACACAGTCAcatgccaccaccaccaccaccacttcaCCGTTTGACTCTACTCCCTTCCTGAAGGCGCCTGCTGTAGagacactgaactgaacaagaCAATCACGATTTAGTCGGAGCACCCTCACGCAAACCACGTTctctcactgaaaaaaaacccacatcaaTTTAGACGTCCGTGTTTCCGTCAGTTTCCTTTTTACAATCAGCTTCACCGCAATCCAAGGCACtgcactgagaaaaaaaacaaacaaaaaaacataaaaagaaaacagcagcacaaacttCTCCACCGCACCAGTCAGACACTCTTATAACACCTGTTTCTATGTCactgtaatttatttgtcaCCTCGGTTGCTTTGTATAGTTCATTAGGCCGACATTCGATCCCTCAACACCTTCACCCCCCGtccgtctctctcgctctttttctctccctggaTTTTTGAGACCATTTGGGGTTTCGCCCGATCGACCAAACACCTCTTTTTAGACTGCACTAAGGAAGACGGAGGGATCTCATCTTgtctaaggaaaaaaaaaaaaaaaaaacgtcctcAAGACGCCATTTTTAGTTCGTCGCTGACCAGTTGGTGCAAAAAAGGATCAACgttttatttgatttgctttttcattttttagaccgaatttttattttgaatgcttttttttttttttttgtatcttgaACCCTCGTTTCGATTCCTCGGTGTATATTTTAgtgattcttttgtttttgtttttttaaatattgttttttttttttatatagtggTATATATGAAAATAAGCTTTGGACACAGGAAAGCCATTTTTCTTGTTGAAGCGTCTTGCAGAAAAATTGAAACTTAAGGCTTCTTTTGATAACTATTTGTAACAAATAGTGACCTCGAGTCTTGCTCAGATGTAAAATAATGCTCAGTATgtgtactttttaaaactgtcagGATATGTCAATTTTCTTGGTATTTTTGCAGGCAACATTAGGACAAAGGCGAGAGTGATAGCTCAGAGGCCTATATTTTATTGTtctaaaacatgacaaatgaagcagatatatatatttacccCAGCACTTGGCAGTCTTTCTTTTATTGCAATGGacctttgtcttttctctctggtAGCTAATAGTGTGGTCTTTAGCCATGTTGTTTATTCCATGCAAACATCTctgtaacattttgattttaatgctCTATTTTAGTATTACTTGATgaattcctcttttttttattattattattattattattattattatcatgttttgGGTCACTGTCATCTTGGTTTAGCATTTTGCTTCCCAAGTGATCACATTTGAAACTGTTTcgacatgttttttgttttgttttgtttttttgtaagaaaaataaaaaggcaccATTGGCTCATTTGATCACTCGTGTGGTGGGAAAAAGACCGGAGCTAGAAGTGCCAGATGTAACAGCCTGTGTCGTCCTTGGAGGTTATTAAGCAGGTAGAACACACTGGATctaatgtgggtttttttgttttttgagtctTTGTTGAAACTtcaaaaagcttcttttttttttttttttttttttttttttaaatcaagaaattaaaactccaAAAGCAGACAAAGCTCGGGGCTACAGCTAAACAGTGTTAGTGCAACTATAATGAAATGAGAAACCGACATCATctcaagtttaaaaaacatttcagtgggGTAATAAGTTGATTTCAAGGGTGAGatccatctttttctcttttttttttttttttgccgtctCAGTACAGAATTTGTCAGGTGTgagcacgaacacacacacacacacacacacacacacacacacacacacacacacacacacacacacacacacacacacttcaggtAACAATTGAATTTTTTTGgagtaaacaacattttttgatgAAAGAGCCGAGATCAAAGGCTTCTATTTATAGACAACACATGAAGCTTGTCTCATGAATGTCCTGATTTAAAGTGGAACAGCGCCATCGTGTGTTCACGGTGGGTCAACAGAAACCAAGTGGCAGTGCGAATCAATCCCTGAGTTTGTGAGGCTGCGTCAAAGACCCGACCGATGTTTCGTTCTGTTGCTTTCAAGTCAGTTTTCTTTATAAACCACTAAAAATCATGTTTCTCTAACAAACAACCTGATCCTCAACCCAAATTCTAAATTTTGAATAGGACAAAACTAAACACAATTCACCTTAAACATGGACAGAACAATAGCAGAATCAAATACAAAGTAAATGGAAAGGTTTAGTAGAATATGAAGCATCATAAATCATAAAGATGTCTCCTGTTAGTTCACTTGAATGTTTGCCATTCACTGTCAATATTGATATGAGCAATGTTTACACATTCACCGATTCTGGAGAGAATCGCGTAATTTCAAGTAATCAATTACCAACAGTAACAAGATAATTTCCTTGGGAGGCAACAATGCCAAACAAGTTACTGACAGTGGAATATTTTGTGTGACTTGAAATAAGTTTGCAAAGGAAGTTTGTAGGATAGGTTTGTAATTGTTTGAAGTTTGGTGGCTTTATGACATTGAAACATGGTTTGGTAGGGTTAGgaggaaatacaaaaatgtattccaaGGCTCATACATCACAGTCTGACTTAACCCAATCAGATGGATATCTTCCATTTCCCTGGCTTTTATTTACTTGTTGTGCCGCAGCTAAAGCACTTATTGTCTTCAGCTGAACCACCAGGTGGACGTAATGTCTCAAGATGAGACGCACCAGcaaagatgagaggagaaaatgattGCTAGCTAGTAAACATGCATTCTGTGTCCAGATACATTTTATGTGAAACGCAGTGTCCCTGCTACATCCGCTCACATTTTGCATGATGCACGCTTTTCTGGCCAACAATCGTCTGCACAGTGGAAGGTTTGTCACATCAGCTGAGGCACAAGGAGAGCCCAGCCAGAAGACGGCTCACTCGCACCTTTTAAATCACACACGTTTTCTTTTTACCTCAAATTTCACAGAGCAGTCTGAGACAGCGGGTCAGAGTTCAAAGCACAATGTCATGACACAGTATTACGTACTTTGGAAGGCAGACATGGATTTAAACAGtgtaatttcaaaatattaaaaaaaaaatgtttacaaatgtttaatgAGGAAGGAAGTACATTCAACATATCTGTTAAACCTTACATACAATGTGTGAAACTGACTAACATTGAGAGTTAAGTGTGAGAGTTTACCTTCTGTGGCACAGACTTGTCTGGCACGCTCAAATCAAACTGAGGGAAACACCTCGGGTAAAtattataacagttattataaTAACTCTAATGAAAGTTATAACAGTGATATTGTTCTTCTACCACAGTAAATGTCGCCCTGTTCTTTATGTGTATCTGCAAATCAGTCAACATGTGAACTCCAAGTACGAGAACAGGCACAAAGTTTGAGAAAATTATTTAATTGGATATCTTCATACATGATCACACAGTTCAGTTCATCCAGCGCAAGTTCATCTAAgaatggacagacagacaaaagtcGACCTTTAATGGAGAAGGCACTTGTTCTATAACCTACCAGTCCTTGTTGATGGCTTTTATATGCACATCTAGTTTCACAGCGAAGTCTATCTCCACACTGTAAAACTGAATCACTTGTACTTGTAGAATCCTTCTCCTGACTTTTTGCCCAATTTGCCCTCCTCGACCAACTTGTTTAGCATCGGACTTGGGGCAAACAGAGGGTTGTTGGGCTCCATTTCACTCCAACCTGCAACAGGAATAGAGTTTAACATTAAATGTTATCAGTTCAGCTTCATAGTATGAGAGGCTGTCACACTTCTAAATTAAAGGTTATATCCACATATTTTGGTTCCAAATAGTTTCCCTCACCGTCAATAATGAACTTTGTGGTGTCTAATCCAACATAGTCTGCCAGCTCAAAGGGTCCCATGGGATAACCTGCACCAAGTTTCATGGCAATATCAATGTCCTCTTTGGATCCATGACCTGAGGAAGACAACgggaaaacaaaactgtaaccATGAGAATCTCCAGAAGCGAATCAAAGACTGGAAAATGATGAAGACACATTGTTTACTGCTTCTAATGATAGTATGCAAACATACCTCTCTCATGCAACCGGATGGACTCCAATAAGTAAGGAACTAAGAGGCGGTTGACAATGAATCCCGGTGTATCCTGAATAGAGACACGTTGGATGCTGCTGAGTGAGGCTGTGAAATACATTACCACTACAATTTCTACTCCAAAATGAAATCTTACCTTGCAGGATACAGGTGTCTTCCCGAGGGTTTTGCTGAAGTTCAGGAGGGAATCGAAAGTCTCTTGGCTTGTTGCTGAGGTTCCAATGACCTGTGGAGGATGAACACTTGAGCAACTCTGACTTTTAATGAAGTGTTTTCACTCCTAACTGTGTACATCACAGCAGCCTGAGagactttatttcattttgttgtcgGGGCATATTTCAATTTTCAGTATGTGTCCTTCCTCATAAAAGCTGCAAGGGAAAGAAACCTGGCCTGGACTATTAAATCAGTATATTCCATAACTCACTCCTGTGCACTGCTGGATAACAGAGCCCAATGTGTTACAAGTTTGTAGGTGGCAAGCTCTGAATCTGAGAGCCATCTTCCTGAGAAATACACTTATGACTTTATTAACAGGAGTTGGATGAGTTTAATACCGCTCTGTCTATATGAAGATACCACGATCTTAGCTTAGCTAGCCTGCTTACCAACTTTAAAGTTATATGGACAGATCAGAtcctgtttgttcagtcagtataaaaaaaaaccagacaagATAATTATTTGCatcaaatcttttcttttttctatacCTCTACAAGCTTCATCATTGGGACTGGGTTGAAGAAGTGAAGGCCACCGAATCTGTCCAGCCTGTTGGTGGAGCTGGCGATGTCAGAGATGGGCAGGGACGATGTGTTGCTGGTGAAGATGGTGTGTCTAAAACACAGCGTGCAGGAAAACAGATGTGATGCATAATGCGGAGAGTGACTCACAGTAAAATTCATAAGCCGGCACTTAAGAACTTTCCATTTCACTGAACTTTAAGAAAACCGCTGAATGGGAATATGTGTCCCCTCCTTCCGCCCAGACCAGAAGACGTAACACAACCACGATCGGCTGTAGCCTCTTGTCCCTATACAACCTTTGATACACTGTTGATGCACTAGCTTGTGATCCAGCACTTACAATGTAtgaattaaacagaaacagGTTCTTACGCTGGTGCCGACTTATCAAGCTGACTGAAGAGATCctgtttgattttcagattttccaCGATGGCctcaatcaccagatctgaGCCCTGGACGACAGAAACGGCGTCTGTGGAGGTCGAAACGTTCTTCAGGACTTTCTGGATGAACTCTTCCCCTGCCTGGAACGAGCCAAACAGAACATCTCCAATCAATGACACACAATTCactctttttaaatctgattcGGTGATCTACTGTGTCTCACCTCTGGTTTATCAGCGTACTTCTTCTTGACCACTCTTTTGAGGCTCCCTTCGATTCCTTTGACAGTCTTTTTAAGGATGTCATCATTCATGTCCACCAGCGTCACAGAGTGGCCAGTTGACGCAGCAACCTTTCGGGAAGAAATCAGTTCAAGTTGGCTCGATACAAAGCCGACAATTTCAGTAATGTTGTTGTGGGAGCATTTAAGGTGATGCTGTTCCGCCTTAACCTGATATCATAGTGGCTTCTATCTTAAGAGGCTCAAGAGGAGGAAGTATCAGTAAAGATCTAGATCTATTTCGCAAGAGAGACCTGGCAGCCGTACAaaatcacaacacagacagatgcaACATATGTCAAGTGGTGGCCTGTAGGATGGAGAAGAGAGATTATGACTGGAGAGTTGTCATAAATCTGGGTGGGGGAAAGTAACAGCCAGCACAGAGGAGCCCTTGATTTTATAGACCTAAACTCTACTGAGTTTATGGTGTTGAACTGGGACACAACTGAAGTCAACAATGGGAGTTTGTACAATGGACAGCGACACCTGGTGGTCAACTTTAGTATCTGCTACAACTCCCTGCAGTTCATCACGAGTTGAATCATTGTCTTGTCATGTCACGTCACAAGCGAACAACCGTGTTTAATGAATGACAGGTTAAATATTTCTTAGTTAGCCAATGTGTGATTGTGCTGCGAGACACGACAAACAGTCACCAACAGGGAAACTATGAGCTTTAAAGGCAACGACGTGCTTGAATTTTATAAGCTAGCACGACATGAAAACACTTGGTGACATGTTATCTccattaaacacacataaaaccaaCGACATTCACTCTGACTGGTGCGCAAACAGGAGGAGGCATAAAGTGTTTGTAGTTTGAAGCACACGGTCTGACTCGCTGCATGACAGCTGGCTAGCTAACAGGgaagctagctggctagctacTCGGCTAACCAGGAGAGCAGGATCGTGTCGCCTCTCACCTGAGCTATTCCTGCGcccatctgtcctcctccgATCACCGTGACGTGCTTAATGACGACATTCCTCACAGCCGAGGACGAGAAGCCTCTGCAGACCTGGTGGGTGAAGAAAGCCATGACGTGTGGAGCTCCTGCAGGTCTTCAGGACTGAGACAGACTCGGGTACAACACACGAGAAGTAGGAGGAAGGTCGGCGGTCACGTGACCAGGCAGACACTTGCACGACCTTTCACACA includes:
- the hadh gene encoding hydroxyacyl-coenzyme A dehydrogenase, mitochondrial; the encoded protein is MAFFTHQVCRGFSSSAVRNVVIKHVTVIGGGQMGAGIAQVAASTGHSVTLVDMNDDILKKTVKGIEGSLKRVVKKKYADKPEAGEEFIQKVLKNVSTSTDAVSVVQGSDLVIEAIVENLKIKQDLFSQLDKSAPAHTIFTSNTSSLPISDIASSTNRLDRFGGLHFFNPVPMMKLVEVIGTSATSQETFDSLLNFSKTLGKTPVSCKDTPGFIVNRLLVPYLLESIRLHERGHGSKEDIDIAMKLGAGYPMGPFELADYVGLDTTKFIIDGWSEMEPNNPLFAPSPMLNKLVEEGKLGKKSGEGFYKYK